The proteins below are encoded in one region of Candidatus Anaeroferrophillus wilburensis:
- a CDS encoding glycine betaine ABC transporter substrate-binding protein: MLVAVMMCLGLFFAVQPAVAGKGKVELAYVEWDCATASTHVMKAVLEELGYDVEVIPVAAAAMWQSIAVADADAMVTAWLPTTHGHYLKRFKDKVVDLGANLHGTRIGLVVPQYVTINSIDELQANAAKFDNKIIGIDPGAGLMSKTEQVVEEYRLNKMKLMDGSGATMAAALQDAIKNNEWVVVTGWTPHWKFARWDLKYLDDPKGVYGGEEFISTMVRRGLKEDMPEVYAVLDNFSWTPKDIAEVMIMNRQDGADPEETGRQWVKEHQDKVKKWLP, translated from the coding sequence ATGTTGGTTGCCGTGATGATGTGTTTGGGATTATTTTTTGCTGTCCAACCTGCGGTGGCAGGCAAGGGCAAAGTTGAATTGGCTTATGTCGAATGGGATTGTGCTACAGCATCAACTCATGTCATGAAGGCGGTTCTCGAAGAACTTGGTTACGACGTTGAAGTAATCCCGGTGGCTGCTGCCGCCATGTGGCAGTCGATTGCGGTTGCCGATGCCGATGCCATGGTAACCGCTTGGTTGCCCACAACGCATGGTCATTATCTAAAGCGTTTCAAGGATAAGGTTGTCGATCTCGGTGCCAATCTGCATGGGACCCGAATTGGTCTTGTGGTACCGCAATACGTTACCATTAACAGCATCGATGAACTGCAGGCTAATGCCGCCAAATTTGACAACAAGATAATTGGCATCGATCCGGGTGCCGGTCTGATGAGTAAGACCGAGCAGGTTGTTGAAGAGTATCGGTTGAACAAGATGAAACTGATGGATGGCAGTGGTGCCACCATGGCTGCTGCGCTGCAGGATGCCATCAAGAACAACGAGTGGGTGGTGGTTACCGGCTGGACTCCGCACTGGAAATTTGCCCGCTGGGATCTCAAGTATCTTGATGATCCTAAAGGTGTGTATGGCGGTGAAGAGTTCATTAGTACCATGGTTCGCCGTGGCCTTAAGGAAGATATGCCCGAAGTGTATGCGGTTCTTGATAACTTCAGCTGGACCCCAAAAGATATTGCCGAAGTAATGATCATGAACCGCCAGGATGGTGCCGATCCGGAGGAAACCGGTCGCCAGTGGGTTAAGGAACACCAAGATAAAGTAAAGAAGTGGCTACCTTAA